In Kwoniella shivajii chromosome 9, complete sequence, one genomic interval encodes:
- a CDS encoding iron donor protein CyaY, translating to MLPSSSRGPQLLKTVGRPLLSNKPTCSSSINTLLPKRPITPLRYNHVHHVPSQKPSPILRKRSRTFMSTSKCRAEHDQINPTLSLEEYERVSEQDMDVLHENLEIYVEQYGNNDWEVEYSSGVMTLLIPPYGTYVINKQPPNLQIWISSPISGPARFDYIDGVWVHHRKSHIKLGELLNTELNDILEKNNAEEGWEGTGLKY from the exons atgctaccttcttcatcacgcGGTCCTCAATTGCTCAAAACGGTTGGAAGACCTTTACTATCCAACAAACCGACTTGTTCAAGTTCGATAAATACTTTACTTCCCAAACGACCTATCACACCTCTTAGGTACAACCACGTCCACCACGTCCCAAGTCAAAAACCATCGCCTATATTGCGTAAAAGAAGCAGGACATTCATGAGTACGTCCAAGTGCAGAGCGGAACATGATCAAAT AAACCCAACGTTATCATTAGAAGAATACGAGAGAGTTTCAGAACAAGATATGGATGTATTACATGAAAACCTAGAGATTTACGTCGAACAATATGGTAATAACGATTGGGAAGTTGAATATAGT TCAGGCGTAATGACACTCCTCATCCCACCCTACGGTACATACGTAATCAACAAACAACCGCCAAATTTACAAATATGGATCTCATCGCCTATTTCAGGTCCGGCAAGATTCGATTATATCGATGGTGTTTGGGTACATCATCGTAAATCACATATCAAATTAGGTGAATTATTGAACACTGAGCTGAATGACATTTTGGAAAAGAATAACGCAGAGGAAGGTTGGGAAGGGACTGGATTGAAGTATTAG